From one Caldithrix abyssi DSM 13497 genomic stretch:
- a CDS encoding alpha-amylase family glycosyl hydrolase, with product MTTIKEFHLKKSVRQQLLTHDSWFKKQGDVIISNQQVALKLAESLRPLNKNLQASELNALGLLHEIEHAMVEFYQKHILKNVLLQLERYFKQKLGSEAYQKLLEGFCEYYPPTPVLKNEMSIKAYLKAKSGQTPNSQLILEEIFLLWLDHLNPAFKPLKKAMEPTELSSATVFEKTLDLFDHFFAEAPPLPQEKTSLFEFLREPAKKFPHSIQAQLEYIARHWEKYIGSFLKRLLFSLDFLTEEHKARFNQAAFGPGPSVVPRYSADLEPERFTPDEHWMPRLVLIAKSTYVWLDQLSKKFERPITTLDQVPDEELERLSRFGITGLWLIGIWERSRASQRIKQHTGNTEALASAYSLYDYVVAQDLGGEAALQNLKERAWRFGIRMATDMVPNHTGIDSRWIIEHPDWFIQLPYSPFPKYSFNGPDLCDHHDVGIFIEDGYWDKTDAAVVFKRVYYPAGEVRYIYHGNDGTSMPWNDTAQLNYLNPEVREAVIQKIIDIARQFPIIRFDAAMTLTKKHFQRLWFPEPGHGGDIPSRAQFGMTKSEFDRHMPNEFWREVVDRVQKEAPDTLLLAEAFWLMEGYFVRTLGMHRVYNSAFMNMLKNEENDKFRLLIKKTLEFNPQILKRYVNFMNNPDEETAVVQFGKGDKYFGVCIMLATLPGLPMFGHGQIEGFAEKYGMEYRRAYWDEEEDSWLVQEHFRLIAPLLKKRYLFSDVENFLLYDLYNGDGQVNENVFAYSNYFHEERALVLYNNSFSHAAGWINLSAAFKSKDQLVQKPLWEGLKLHFPEDALIVFRDHVSGLHYIREMKEIKERGLFVDLGAYKFQVYLDFRPVFDSPHEPYRQLCQHLNGQGVADLNIALKEMLYRPLHQAIEQALDSQFLRPFHEGFKNSSSTAHFNKWLRDNLSAFVANIAQLEQKDSFSTPIINHVAAQLTHYFIISDSCFFTDHTLDLESFADRLTSFFNLDLQKPSVDFRLFQSHLIYYLLEAVYHQSEDHEIFQDRLLDNIFANYLDHLDHLKFVGHRGLFLLDLLNQFPEGLAFSQITRLKEQIRYLFDLQSTARFIKLHEFNGVLYFNKENFEEMLFWLFILHLLKKCKTPQKDCARTKRSVNNLNLLIHKALKSGYQTEKFLGEFTTKQKASKK from the coding sequence ATGACAACCATAAAAGAATTTCATCTTAAAAAGTCCGTACGGCAACAACTTTTGACCCATGATTCATGGTTTAAAAAACAAGGAGATGTGATTATCTCAAACCAACAGGTGGCGCTAAAGCTCGCAGAGTCTCTGCGTCCCCTGAACAAGAACCTTCAGGCCAGCGAATTGAATGCCCTGGGTCTGCTTCATGAAATCGAACATGCCATGGTCGAGTTTTATCAAAAACATATTTTAAAAAACGTGCTTTTACAACTGGAACGGTATTTTAAGCAAAAATTAGGTTCCGAAGCGTATCAAAAACTGCTCGAAGGCTTTTGCGAATACTATCCACCCACCCCTGTTTTAAAAAACGAAATGTCCATCAAAGCCTACTTAAAAGCCAAAAGCGGGCAAACGCCTAACAGCCAGCTCATTCTGGAAGAAATCTTTTTGCTCTGGTTGGACCATTTAAATCCTGCATTCAAACCCTTAAAAAAAGCCATGGAGCCCACCGAACTTTCCAGCGCCACGGTCTTTGAAAAAACGCTTGATTTGTTCGACCATTTTTTTGCCGAAGCGCCGCCTCTCCCACAGGAGAAGACCTCTTTGTTTGAATTTTTAAGAGAACCGGCTAAAAAATTTCCGCATTCCATTCAGGCTCAACTGGAATACATCGCCCGCCACTGGGAAAAGTACATCGGATCTTTTTTAAAACGCTTATTATTTTCGCTTGATTTTCTCACCGAAGAACACAAAGCGCGCTTCAATCAGGCCGCTTTCGGCCCCGGGCCAAGCGTCGTCCCCCGGTATTCCGCAGACCTCGAGCCGGAGCGTTTTACCCCTGACGAACACTGGATGCCACGCCTGGTATTAATCGCTAAAAGCACCTATGTGTGGCTCGATCAACTCAGCAAAAAATTCGAACGACCTATTACCACCTTAGACCAGGTTCCCGATGAAGAGCTGGAGCGGCTGTCACGTTTCGGCATAACCGGGCTGTGGCTGATTGGTATCTGGGAGCGAAGCAGAGCCTCACAGCGCATCAAACAGCATACCGGCAACACCGAGGCGCTTGCTTCTGCCTATTCTTTGTACGATTATGTGGTGGCTCAGGATCTTGGCGGGGAAGCGGCTCTACAAAACTTAAAAGAACGGGCCTGGCGCTTTGGAATTCGCATGGCAACCGACATGGTGCCCAATCACACCGGCATCGATTCACGCTGGATCATTGAACACCCGGACTGGTTTATTCAACTACCTTATTCACCGTTTCCCAAATACAGCTTTAATGGCCCCGATTTGTGCGACCATCACGACGTCGGCATTTTTATTGAAGATGGGTACTGGGACAAAACAGACGCCGCCGTGGTGTTTAAAAGAGTGTACTATCCTGCAGGTGAAGTTCGATACATCTACCACGGTAACGACGGAACCAGCATGCCCTGGAATGATACCGCCCAACTCAATTATTTGAATCCCGAAGTGCGCGAAGCCGTCATTCAAAAAATAATCGACATTGCCAGGCAATTTCCCATCATTCGTTTTGACGCGGCCATGACCCTGACCAAAAAACACTTTCAACGTCTGTGGTTTCCGGAACCGGGGCACGGCGGCGATATCCCCTCACGCGCGCAGTTTGGCATGACCAAAAGCGAATTCGACCGACACATGCCCAACGAGTTCTGGCGCGAGGTGGTTGATCGTGTTCAAAAAGAAGCGCCGGACACCCTGTTGCTGGCCGAAGCCTTCTGGTTAATGGAGGGATATTTTGTGCGCACCCTCGGCATGCATCGCGTTTACAACAGCGCCTTTATGAACATGCTTAAAAATGAGGAAAACGATAAGTTCCGCCTATTGATTAAAAAGACGCTGGAATTCAATCCGCAAATTCTTAAACGCTACGTTAATTTTATGAACAATCCGGATGAAGAAACCGCCGTTGTACAGTTTGGAAAGGGCGATAAATATTTTGGCGTTTGCATCATGCTGGCCACGCTTCCGGGTCTGCCCATGTTCGGTCACGGTCAAATCGAAGGTTTTGCCGAAAAATACGGCATGGAATACCGCCGCGCCTACTGGGATGAAGAAGAGGACAGCTGGCTGGTTCAGGAACATTTTCGTCTAATTGCTCCACTCTTAAAAAAACGATATCTTTTCAGCGACGTGGAAAATTTCTTGCTGTACGATCTTTATAACGGCGACGGCCAGGTTAACGAAAATGTGTTTGCCTACAGCAACTATTTTCATGAAGAACGAGCCCTCGTTCTTTACAATAACAGCTTTTCCCATGCCGCCGGATGGATTAACCTGTCTGCCGCTTTTAAAAGCAAAGACCAATTGGTTCAAAAACCCCTCTGGGAAGGCCTTAAGCTCCATTTCCCTGAAGATGCGCTGATCGTTTTTCGCGATCATGTTAGCGGTCTGCACTATATTCGAGAGATGAAAGAGATTAAAGAACGCGGATTGTTTGTGGATTTAGGCGCCTACAAATTTCAGGTTTATCTTGATTTTCGGCCTGTTTTTGATTCACCGCACGAACCCTACCGCCAGTTGTGCCAGCACCTGAACGGGCAGGGAGTTGCGGATCTTAATATCGCTCTGAAAGAAATGCTCTATCGCCCCTTACATCAAGCCATTGAGCAGGCGCTCGATTCCCAATTTTTACGCCCCTTTCATGAGGGTTTTAAAAACAGCTCCTCAACGGCTCATTTTAATAAATGGCTTCGTGACAATCTTTCTGCTTTTGTCGCCAATATTGCGCAACTCGAGCAAAAAGATTCGTTTTCAACCCCAATCATTAATCATGTTGCCGCCCAGCTTACTCATTATTTTATAATTTCCGATAGCTGTTTTTTCACTGACCATACACTGGATTTAGAATCTTTCGCGGATCGGCTAACATCCTTCTTTAATCTTGACCTTCAAAAGCCGTCTGTTGATTTCCGTCTGTTTCAAAGTCATTTGATCTATTACCTACTGGAAGCTGTTTACCATCAAAGCGAAGATCACGAAATCTTTCAGGATCGACTGCTGGACAACATCTTTGCGAATTATCTGGATCACCTGGACCATTTGAAGTTTGTGGGCCACAGGGGACTGTTTTTACTGGACCTTTTAAATCAATTTCCGGAAGGACTGGCTTTTTCTCAAATTACCAGGCTAAAAGAACAAATAAGATACCTTTTCGATTTACAGTCAACAGCGCGCTTTATTAAACTTCATGAATTCAATGGCGTTCTTTATTTTAACAAAGAGAATTTTGAAGAGATGCTGTTCTGGCTGTTCATTTTACATCTATTAAAAAAGTGTAAAACACCTCAAAAAGATTGCGCCCGCACCAAACGTAGCGTAAACAATTTGAATTTACTGATCCACAAAGCACTTAAAAGCGGTTATCAAACAGAAAAATTTTTGGGTGAATTTACCACTAAACAAAAAGCTTCAAAAAAATAA
- a CDS encoding tetratricopeptide repeat protein: MISKSKLQQSIQEIFNIYAKRNYTLAFTLESINEIFEIGNEVFMRNNPEEMEKLAKRPKNKAPDIFDDEPFSFERTFEIYSELSDQFTEISPELIHKIFELNSKLAWEEYRQRYNKYILEIYKDYPDDEYINYLATVVLYDQKDFSEGLRCINRSLAFNPSCAVYTHLKARCLIQLGEFEAARTYLYQSLFLLELMQDNPPKKGENKDVYPNYPVDFFTSVEQIRNDLRQLDRVESLYKYQLLPLIY; encoded by the coding sequence ATGATATCAAAATCAAAGTTACAACAATCGATTCAGGAAATCTTTAATATTTACGCCAAGCGCAATTACACGCTGGCTTTTACTCTTGAATCGATCAATGAAATCTTCGAAATCGGTAACGAAGTTTTCATGCGCAACAATCCGGAAGAGATGGAAAAGCTGGCAAAGCGTCCTAAAAACAAAGCGCCAGATATTTTTGATGATGAGCCCTTTTCCTTTGAGAGAACCTTCGAAATTTATTCGGAGCTCAGCGATCAATTTACCGAAATTTCACCGGAATTAATTCATAAAATTTTTGAACTCAACAGTAAACTGGCCTGGGAAGAATACCGTCAACGGTACAATAAATATATTCTGGAAATTTACAAAGATTATCCCGACGATGAATATATTAATTATCTGGCAACGGTTGTGCTGTATGATCAAAAAGATTTTTCGGAAGGTCTGCGATGCATTAACCGGTCTTTGGCGTTTAACCCCTCTTGCGCTGTGTACACGCATCTTAAAGCCAGGTGTTTAATTCAATTGGGTGAGTTTGAAGCCGCTCGTACCTATCTTTATCAATCGTTGTTTCTTTTGGAGTTGATGCAGGACAATCCTCCCAAAAAGGGGGAGAATAAAGATGTGTATCCCAATTATCCTGTCGATTTTTTTACCTCGGTGGAACAAATTCGCAACGACTTAAGGCAGTTGGACCGCGTGGAATCCCTTTACAAATATCAACTGCTTCCCCTGATTTATTAG
- a CDS encoding alpha-amylase family glycosyl hydrolase, which yields MQRLSQIILFLLLLISLTLVILKQQISPPVKWTFIFDNSAKKYDIREIAVVGDFSDWQKWYYLKNDGSGKWQITIPLKEGWHLYRFVINNALWVKDPMVKAYDGPYSNSKIFVSSRPIPKIEKTTPATGSWLYFAVDSLRFYFNQSLDKILQNFDVEIYIDSTRMEYDKKQKNMLAVLLPLSEGEHQWQVRLIDKKKKRMVYEKEGIYFVNLKNVKPVAEAGATKIVFLNQAVRLNAGMSFDPDFEPLVRYEWRQVAGKKVKLMEAETPFATFKANKAGRYKFRLMVRDSAGAQVSDETEVIVLPAPKKRVLFSVQFNDGLKPQKVSLVGEFNNWKADVHKMQWNQETQKWQIAIELPPGIWEYKYVVNDSLWMPDPQNKEKVPDGWNGFNSLKRVAGNKVFEGRFYSNSEQAERQLKVAFVPDSTAQDVKFHWFSDINNPVNKLKTRANRLIFDKNWPHGNYYYYLVMEHGRNWSAPQKLLINHFEETEWMDLRKTPAWADTSVFYSLFVRKFTAQGDLKGVISELPYLKRLGVDAIWLLPVYDGPTEHGYAPTSLFTIEKDYGSLNDYRQLIAEAHRLGIKVIFDFIANHLSDQHRFVKAAAENQKSPLRSWFYWKSDGTWGYHNDWDTLVNLNFNNPWVRHYILNSALFWLNVGVDGFRCDVAWAIPHDFWKQFRRVVKEVNPQCLLLNEVLPRQWMFHDFEFDMSYDTDFYGNVLDVLRGHKPLSAIPFGMEKSVTNYPRYSQVLRYLENHDLPRFNTLFDKKTVEMMTKVLFTVPGTPLIYYGQEYYATQMRPQFKHGDNEKWFDFFKKHIKLRKQSEALKRGDFQNLLIDDGGKVWKFVRNGKEDSVEVIVNFSNTDKKVKILRNPTN from the coding sequence ATGCAACGCCTATCTCAAATTATTTTATTTTTGCTTCTTTTAATTTCGCTGACATTGGTTATCCTAAAACAGCAAATAAGTCCGCCCGTTAAGTGGACGTTTATTTTTGATAATTCCGCAAAGAAGTATGACATCCGGGAAATAGCGGTGGTTGGCGACTTTTCTGACTGGCAAAAATGGTACTACCTGAAAAATGACGGCTCAGGAAAATGGCAAATTACCATTCCACTAAAAGAAGGCTGGCATCTGTACCGCTTTGTGATCAATAATGCGCTGTGGGTTAAAGACCCCATGGTAAAAGCGTATGACGGCCCGTATTCCAATTCTAAAATTTTTGTGTCTTCAAGGCCTATACCAAAAATTGAAAAAACAACGCCGGCAACAGGAAGCTGGCTTTACTTTGCGGTTGATAGTCTGCGTTTTTACTTCAATCAATCGCTTGACAAAATTTTACAAAACTTTGATGTGGAAATTTACATTGATTCGACAAGAATGGAATATGATAAAAAACAGAAGAACATGCTCGCCGTACTGCTTCCTTTATCAGAGGGCGAGCATCAATGGCAGGTGCGCCTGATTGATAAAAAGAAAAAGCGGATGGTGTATGAAAAGGAAGGCATTTATTTTGTAAACCTAAAAAATGTAAAACCCGTTGCAGAAGCCGGCGCCACAAAGATTGTTTTTTTAAACCAGGCGGTCAGGCTGAATGCGGGCATGTCGTTTGATCCGGATTTTGAACCGCTGGTGCGTTATGAATGGCGTCAGGTTGCAGGCAAAAAAGTCAAATTGATGGAAGCTGAAACGCCTTTTGCTACCTTCAAAGCCAACAAGGCCGGCCGCTACAAATTTCGCTTAATGGTCCGGGACTCTGCCGGCGCACAGGTCAGTGACGAGACCGAAGTGATTGTACTGCCAGCGCCCAAAAAGCGCGTTCTTTTTTCCGTGCAATTTAACGACGGGCTTAAGCCGCAAAAAGTATCGCTGGTCGGCGAGTTCAATAACTGGAAGGCCGATGTACATAAGATGCAATGGAATCAGGAGACCCAAAAATGGCAAATAGCTATTGAACTGCCGCCGGGCATCTGGGAATATAAGTACGTTGTAAACGATTCCCTGTGGATGCCGGATCCTCAAAATAAAGAAAAAGTGCCGGACGGCTGGAATGGTTTTAATTCATTAAAACGCGTGGCAGGCAACAAAGTATTTGAAGGGCGCTTTTATTCAAACAGTGAGCAAGCGGAACGGCAACTAAAAGTGGCGTTCGTGCCGGATTCAACAGCCCAAGATGTTAAATTTCACTGGTTTTCGGATATTAACAATCCGGTGAACAAATTAAAGACACGGGCCAACCGTTTAATATTTGATAAAAACTGGCCCCATGGTAATTATTACTACTACCTGGTAATGGAGCATGGCCGGAACTGGTCGGCTCCGCAAAAATTATTGATAAACCATTTTGAAGAAACGGAATGGATGGACCTGCGTAAGACGCCTGCCTGGGCAGATACGTCTGTTTTCTATTCCTTATTTGTACGTAAGTTTACGGCTCAGGGAGATTTAAAAGGCGTTATTTCAGAATTGCCCTATTTAAAACGTCTGGGCGTGGATGCCATCTGGCTATTACCGGTTTATGACGGTCCCACGGAACATGGTTACGCGCCGACTTCATTGTTTACCATCGAAAAAGATTACGGTTCATTAAACGATTACCGCCAATTGATTGCAGAGGCGCACAGGCTGGGCATAAAAGTTATCTTTGATTTTATCGCTAACCATCTTTCAGATCAACACCGTTTTGTAAAAGCCGCGGCCGAAAACCAAAAATCACCGTTGCGCTCCTGGTTTTACTGGAAATCGGACGGTACGTGGGGATATCATAACGACTGGGATACGCTGGTAAATTTGAACTTTAACAATCCGTGGGTCAGGCATTACATTCTAAACTCGGCGTTGTTCTGGTTAAATGTGGGCGTGGACGGTTTTCGATGTGATGTAGCCTGGGCCATACCCCATGATTTTTGGAAGCAATTTCGACGCGTGGTTAAGGAAGTAAATCCGCAATGCCTTTTGTTAAATGAAGTTTTACCACGTCAGTGGATGTTTCATGATTTTGAATTTGACATGTCGTATGACACCGATTTTTATGGCAATGTGCTGGATGTTTTACGGGGCCATAAGCCGCTTTCGGCCATACCTTTTGGGATGGAAAAGAGCGTGACCAACTATCCTCGTTACAGCCAGGTTTTACGTTACCTGGAAAATCACGATCTGCCAAGATTCAATACGTTGTTTGACAAAAAAACCGTTGAAATGATGACGAAAGTTCTTTTTACCGTACCCGGAACGCCGCTTATTTACTACGGTCAGGAATATTATGCCACTCAGATGCGTCCACAGTTTAAACATGGAGATAATGAAAAATGGTTTGACTTTTTTAAAAAGCACATTAAATTAAGAAAACAAAGCGAGGCGCTTAAGCGGGGTGATTTTCAGAATCTTTTAATCGATGATGGTGGGAAGGTGTGGAAATTCGTCAGAAACGGCAAAGAAGACTCTGTAGAAGTGATCGTCAATTTTTCAAATACGGATAAAAAAGTAAAAATCTTACGGAATCCGACGAATTAA
- a CDS encoding SpoIID/LytB domain-containing protein, translating into MKYKIILFLFLSLLIFSCQPRVKPTKVSRAPQIKVLLSRFNNVDSIRLEGRYSLQLEEALYELGKKNNFFYISPSKSGFKFYSDNRLFVFNSNATVTLTPENAQDSHFEFHKNWYKGKIILMLGDQQNILLINQIDLEEYLKTVLVGEMPSNKDSYFEALKAQAICARTYALERMKKNAEKPFHVYSDVRDQVYASLKRQTRLASAAVQATRGVVLMYKDRFARTYFHSTCGGMLEDITNYWGGDSIPYLKSRKDIVGHQFACQPSPHFRWQKTFSFKQIDSLFQIKFHKSGLSRNPQDTIALHLTLKVLQRTASGRVKSLEISYADTSVVLNNFSIRKFFSLNGKGALPSLLFKMQAVNDSTLLISGAGYGHGVGMCQWGALNMSEQGFKYYDILVNQYFPGTYLKEIY; encoded by the coding sequence TTGAAATATAAAATCATCCTGTTTTTATTTCTTTCTTTGTTAATTTTTTCGTGCCAGCCGCGCGTAAAACCTACAAAAGTTTCCAGAGCCCCTCAAATTAAAGTTTTACTGTCCCGCTTTAATAACGTCGATTCCATTCGTTTAGAAGGCCGATATTCTTTGCAACTGGAAGAAGCGCTTTACGAACTTGGCAAAAAAAATAATTTTTTTTACATTTCTCCTTCAAAATCCGGCTTTAAATTTTACAGCGACAACCGTCTGTTTGTATTTAATTCTAACGCCACCGTCACTCTTACGCCCGAAAACGCTCAGGACAGTCATTTTGAATTTCATAAAAATTGGTACAAAGGAAAAATCATTTTAATGCTGGGTGATCAACAAAACATTTTATTGATTAACCAGATCGACCTTGAAGAATACCTAAAAACCGTACTGGTTGGCGAAATGCCTTCAAACAAAGATTCCTATTTCGAAGCCTTAAAAGCCCAGGCCATTTGCGCCCGCACGTACGCTCTTGAACGGATGAAAAAAAATGCCGAAAAACCGTTTCATGTTTACTCTGATGTAAGGGACCAGGTTTATGCCAGTCTGAAGCGGCAAACACGGCTCGCCAGCGCCGCCGTCCAGGCCACGCGCGGCGTTGTTTTGATGTACAAAGACCGTTTCGCCCGCACCTATTTTCACTCTACCTGCGGCGGCATGCTGGAAGACATTACCAATTATTGGGGCGGAGATTCTATTCCTTATCTTAAAAGCCGTAAAGATATTGTTGGCCATCAATTTGCCTGCCAGCCTTCTCCTCATTTTCGCTGGCAAAAAACCTTCTCTTTTAAGCAGATCGATTCGTTATTCCAGATTAAATTTCACAAGTCTGGCCTTTCGCGTAATCCGCAGGATACGATTGCGCTACATCTTACCCTTAAAGTTTTACAGCGTACAGCATCCGGCAGGGTAAAATCTCTGGAGATATCCTACGCCGATACTTCTGTAGTACTGAACAATTTTTCCATTCGTAAGTTTTTTTCCCTAAACGGAAAAGGAGCGTTGCCCAGCCTGTTATTTAAAATGCAGGCCGTAAACGATTCCACCTTATTGATTAGTGGCGCAGGTTATGGCCATGGCGTCGGTATGTGCCAGTGGGGCGCCTTAAATATGTCTGAACAAGGGTTTAAATACTACGACATCCTGGTTAACCAGTATTTCCCCGGGACCTATTTAAAGGAGATCTACTAA
- a CDS encoding SPOR domain-containing protein, giving the protein MFKYKIAFFILSAALILNSCHPSLIKKSKEKDNIDSVLFYQKEDIPDPFLDGLLSPPDHEVVQLEKIITPKIKSKKFKEIDGFRVQVFASVDSFNALNLLKNLKTMVKDSVYLIHEKNLFKVQAGDFPYRQQADSLREFIKQKGYPGAWTVQRKILIPIKESTPIKTAASSPTVNMKRTADLSEFYQIQVFATTSKQKAQSIVDQLSLRYDFPCEYRLQNQLYKVLLGRFATRAEAESVLKEIKALGFKDAWIVHQP; this is encoded by the coding sequence ATGTTTAAATACAAAATTGCCTTTTTTATTTTAAGCGCGGCTTTGATTTTAAACAGTTGCCATCCCTCGCTTATTAAAAAATCTAAAGAAAAAGACAACATCGACAGCGTACTCTTTTATCAGAAAGAGGATATTCCCGATCCCTTCTTAGACGGCTTGCTGTCGCCCCCCGATCATGAGGTCGTTCAACTCGAAAAAATAATTACGCCCAAAATAAAGTCGAAAAAATTCAAAGAAATTGACGGTTTTCGTGTTCAAGTTTTTGCCAGCGTTGATTCTTTTAACGCATTAAATCTTTTAAAAAACTTAAAAACAATGGTTAAAGACAGCGTGTACCTGATTCATGAAAAAAACCTGTTTAAAGTACAGGCCGGCGACTTCCCTTATCGACAGCAGGCCGATTCATTGCGGGAATTTATCAAACAAAAGGGCTATCCAGGCGCATGGACCGTACAGCGAAAAATTTTAATTCCAATCAAGGAATCTACTCCTATTAAGACAGCCGCGTCTTCCCCAACCGTTAATATGAAAAGAACTGCCGATTTAAGCGAATTTTACCAGATTCAGGTTTTTGCCACCACAAGCAAACAAAAAGCGCAGAGCATTGTCGATCAACTTTCCTTACGCTATGATTTCCCCTGTGAATACCGCTTGCAAAACCAATTGTACAAAGTTCTGCTGGGACGCTTTGCCACAAGAGCAGAAGCTGAATCGGTATTAAAAGAAATAAAAGCTCTTGGCTTTAAAGATGCCTGGATTGTTCACCAACCTTAG